TCTAAATCCGTACGATATGAAAAATATTATGACCAAGTATATCTTTGTTACAGGTGGAGTGAGCTCCTCTTTGGGCAAAGGAATTATTGCCGCCTCCGTGGGTAAACTCCTGCAAGCCAGGGGCTTTTCAGTGACCGTCCTGAAGCTAGACCCCTATATCAATGTGGACCCCGGCACCCTGAACCCCTACGAACATGGCGAATGCTATGTGACCGAAGATGGGGCCGAAACGGACCTCGATCTTGGCCATTATGAACGCTTCCTCAACCAAAATAGCTCGCAGGCCAATAATGTGACCACGGGTAGAATTTACCAAAGCGTGATTAACCGAGAAAGAGCCGGCGATTACCTGGGCAAAACGGTGCAGGTGGTCCCCCATATTACGAACGAAATTAAACGCAATATCATGGCCCTGGCCAATCAGGGTAATTACGATATTGTCTTGGTCGAAATTGGTGGCACGGTGGGCGATATTGAGTCTCTGCCCTATGTGGAAGCAATGCGGCAAATGCGCTGGGAACTCGGTCGAGAAAACTGCCTGACGGTCCACCTCACTTTGGTCCCTTACCTTCGTGCAGCCGGCGAACTGAAAACAAAACCCACCCAACATTCGGTCAAAGAATTACTCGGCTCAGGTATCCAACCCGACATTCTGGTCTGCCGAACCGAGCATCCGCTCAGTATGGAAATCAAACGGAAATTGGCCCTCTTTTGTAATCTCGATGCCCCCTCGGTGATTGAGGCCCGGGATGCCAAAAGTATTTATGATGTGCCCATGCTGATGCTCAAGGAAAAACTGGACAGCAATATTCTGACAAAGCTTCGCTTGCTAGACCGACATGAGCCCAAACTAGATCGCTGGAAGCGCTTTTTGGGCCAACTCAAAAACCCTATGCATGAAATTGAAATTGGGCTGGTGGGCAAATATATCGAGCTCCAAGATGCCTATAAATCGATTCATGAGGCCTTTATTCATGCCGGCGTGAGCAATGAATGTAAGGTACATATTCGCCATATTCACTCGGCCCATATCAATGAAAGTACGGTGGCCCAAGAACTCAAGGGACTATCTGCCGTGCTGGTGGCCCCAGGTTTTGGCGAAAGAGGGGTAGAGGGAAAAATTACGGCCATTCGCTATCTAAGAGAAAATAATATCCCTTTTCTGGGTATCTGTCTGGGCATGCAATGCGCCGTGATTGAGTTTGCCCGTCATGTTTTGGGCCTCCAACAAGCCAATTCTACCGAAATGCAGGCCCAAACGCCCGAGCCCGTGATTTCCCTAATGGAGGAACAAGAACGCATTGAGAATTTGGGCGGCAGTATGCGCCTAGGCGCCTACCCCTGCCAGCTCCAAGAAGGCAGCAAAATGGCCCAAATCTATGGCCAAAAAGAGATTTCTGAACGCCATCGCCACCGCTATGAGTTCAATAATAATTATCTGCAAGCCTTTGAGGAGGCCGGCCTGATCGCCTCTGGTCGCAACCCAGAAACAGGACTCGTAGAGGCCGTAGAACTCAAAAATCACCCCTGGTTTTTGGCCGTTCAATTTCATCCCGAATATAAAAGTCGAGTAGAAAATCCCCACCCAATTTTTATCGATTTTATCCGCGCTGCCCTAGCCTATAAGGAAAGTGAAGCCTAGTATTTAGCGCTCCAAAAATAGAAAAAGGAGTTGTAGCCCGCTGGCTGCAACTCCTTTTCTTTTAGCGCTTTAATCGCTTATTTTGTTTCTGTCGTTACTACATCGGCCTTGATGGTCAAACGAGTTTGAGCAGGATTCGTGTTGGCGGTTAGTGTCACAAATTTAGTTTGTGCACCTTTTTTGCCTGCAGAGTTAAACTCTACTTCAATTTCGCCAGATTCACCTGGAGCAATAGGCTCTTTAGGGTACTGAGGCACAGTACAACCACAAGATCCTTTGGCATTGGTAATGGTCAAAGGCTTGTCGCCATCATTAGTAAACTTAAAAGTATGTGTCACTTTTTCGCCTTGCTTAATGGTGCCAAAATCAAAGGCATCCTCGGCAAATTTCATGCTTGTGGCCAAAGCGGGGTCTACAGCTTCCTGTGGGTTGCCAGACTGTTGAGCCTGGATGGATTGAGCGGGTTGCGTTCCAGTAGGTCCTACTGTGTTGTTATTCTGAACAGCAACATCGGTTTTGGTCGCTTCCACCTCGGCGGCAGAAACACCACCGCCACACTGCATAAAGGTAAATGCCATCAAGCCAATGAATGCAAAGCTGAGAAATTGGGCTGCAAATCTTTTCATCTTCTAAAGAGAAATTTTGGTTAAAGTAATCTGTCCGCAAATCTTGCGGATAACAAAAGTACAGCTTTCATCGCAAAATGAGAAAAGCCATTCTTTAAAACAAACTTAAGGGGGAGAAGTTTTCTACTGTTCTTTTTATTTGGGGCTGCCCCTCCCTTCGGTCGGGTCGGGCTGTTTCGCAGCTCGCTGTTCGCTCGGCCCTGCGCCGCCTTCGGCGGCTGGGTCTGGCCCTTCGGGCCACCGCTGTCCATCCCTCAGCCGACGGCCCTGCGGGCCTTTGTAGGCGGCTCCGCCGCCTCCAATACTAGTTTTCCTGGACCAAACTGTCCTTGGCCAATTGCTCGGCCCGATAAGCTTTCCATTTCTCTTCGGCTAGCTTCCAAACCGCCGACTTAGCATCCAATACTTCTTCCTTCAATTCGCTTTCCCAAAATGATTTAAAGCTCTTAAATTCTGTACGGGTCTCTGTTTTTAACCCCTCTATTTCCTGATATATGTAGTAGTAGAAAAATATGGAGGAGGCCAAAAAACTCAATAAAATCCCGAGCAATAAGCCCAGCCAAAATGCAGTATTCTTCATTAGTTGTGGATTTTTACGGCCCGCTCAAAGCCCAAGCGCTCCAAATGGGCCTTGCGCGCCTGCTTGAGGTCAAAATCTTGAAAGCGAATCTGCGCCCGCAAAAAGTCAAAGGCAAAGTCAAAATCCATATACTGATAGCGAATAGGCAAGGTGCCCGGCCCCGCCATATCCGTCAGTTTCTTTTGGTTGAGGACCTGCAGCAGATCGCCTGCCAATTGCAAAAAGGGATTCAAATGGTTTTCGATAAATTGTTGGCGCTTCTCTCGGTCCAACTCAAACATTTCTTGGGCCAAACGGCAGTAGGCCTGCATAGCCGGACAATAATCCAGCACAAAGACATTGCTCAGCTCGTTGCGGCGCGCCCGAACCATTTCCCCGTTTTTTTCTCTCAACTGCTGCTTGAGGTCCTTCAAGATCAAGCGAATACGCTCGTTTTTTGCCTTGCAGGCATCCTCCAAAGCAAAAAGTTGGTCGTTGCGGCCCAATTGCAATTTGGCAATTTCAGTTTGGTATTTGGCCAACTCGCCCATAAAGCGACTACGCGCCCAAAACCAACTTACCGCCACCAAGGCCAATAAGCCCGCAAAACTCAGGGCATAAAAAGGCAACTGCTCGACAAATTCGTCCCAGTTCATAAGTATAGGGGATTAAATGAATGATAGAATAAGAAAGAAAAGACCCACCACAGCCGCAGCAGCCAAAACAATATAAATACTCAGCAAAATAGGGCTCCAAATTCGCACTTTTTCTAGTACGGGCAAGCCCTCTTCTATTCGCAGCGCATACAACAAACTATCTATACTTTGATAGGGCTCTGCCGTTGGCCGAACCGCATAGTTGGGGTCTATCGGAATAGCCGAAGGCGGCGGCAATTGCTCAATAATCAAATCTAATTTTTGATTTTGCTGTGCTTCTAATTCTTGCAGGCGCTTTTGCAAGTTTTCTAGCTCTTCCTCTATAGAAGCTTGCGAAACGGAGCGCAGCTGAAGGTAGGCCCCAGCGGCCAAGCCCTGCGCCCCAAAACTTTGGTCCAAAAACAAGGCCTCGCCCTTAAAGTAAAGGTTTAGGTCTCCGGGCAAGTCGCTCAAAAAGCCTTGATCGACTAGTTGCTGCAGCGCCTGCTGGGGCAATTGCTCCTCATCAAAGGCTAGGGGGGCATAAGTTTGGCCCAAAGGATCTTGTATATAAATAAAATGCTTGACCGCTGGCCCTTCTTGCTCAATGCGCAAGATGCTGCCCTCATACAAATCACTAAGTTGCTGCAACTGCTGTTCGGCCTGCAAAAGCTGCTCGCCAAAAGCCAGTTGGTAGCTGCCCCCTCGGGGAAGGAAGCCACTAAGTTCCAGCTGCTCAATCATTTCGGCAGCAGAGAAACTAAGATCCACCTCGGCATTCATGAGTGTGCCGTATTGCGGATGCATAAAATTTAAGTTGAGTATAGGTTCCATAGCTTATACTGGGGATATTTTGAATCCGAATATACTAAGATATCTCTTAAATAACAGTTTTTTGCCCAGAAAAGCAAAAGGCCCCAGCTGCAGAAGCAGCCGAGGCCTTTTTTTGGTCCATTTTGCGGCGGACAGGGCCGATAGGCCCGCAGGCTGAGGGGCTGTAGCAGGGCCGCCGAAGGCGGCAGACCAAGGAGCGCAGCGACGAAGGGCCGAGCAGACCTGCGAGCTGCGCAATGGCCCGACCCGAGCGAAGCGAGTGGGCAGCCCCAAATCCTAACGATGATGACGACGATGGCGCTGATAATGCTCCATCATTTCCTTAGATTTTTTCTCATCGACTAGGCTTCCCTTTTTGGGTACAAAGCGGTAGCTAAAGCGAAGCATAAAATAGCGCTCCAACACCTGCCCAATTTGGTCCTCGATATAGCTGGCCGTAAAGTTTCGGCTGAGGCTAGTATTTTGGCCCAAAATATCGTAGACATAAAGGCCAATTTCTCCGCGTTGGCTCTTGAAAAGTAGAGTCGAAAGACTGGCATTCCAGAGCAAAAAGTCGGTATTAAAGCCATCGGAAAGGCCCGCATAATGTTGGTGGCTAAGGTCTGTGCGAAGGACCAGCGACTTCCAGGGGTTCCAATAGGCCCGCAGGCGAGTATTTTGGTTATAGTAGCGGTTATTCGAGCTGCTATTCAGGCTATTGATCGAATAATTGAGGCTTCCGTCCGTACTCAAGGTAAAGTCAATTTTCTCGCTAATATTCGAGCTTAGCTTAAAGCCCAAACGGCCAGAAGGCTGTCGAGAATAATTGAGCTGATTGTTAATCAGGCTGGGGGTTTCGGAGAAAGAGCCGCCAAATTTAATCCCAAAATTCGACTTAATAAAATTGAGTGGAAAGCTATAATCGGCAAAGAGATCG
This genomic interval from Saprospira grandis contains the following:
- a CDS encoding CTP synthase, with amino-acid sequence MTKYIFVTGGVSSSLGKGIIAASVGKLLQARGFSVTVLKLDPYINVDPGTLNPYEHGECYVTEDGAETDLDLGHYERFLNQNSSQANNVTTGRIYQSVINRERAGDYLGKTVQVVPHITNEIKRNIMALANQGNYDIVLVEIGGTVGDIESLPYVEAMRQMRWELGRENCLTVHLTLVPYLRAAGELKTKPTQHSVKELLGSGIQPDILVCRTEHPLSMEIKRKLALFCNLDAPSVIEARDAKSIYDVPMLMLKEKLDSNILTKLRLLDRHEPKLDRWKRFLGQLKNPMHEIEIGLVGKYIELQDAYKSIHEAFIHAGVSNECKVHIRHIHSAHINESTVAQELKGLSAVLVAPGFGERGVEGKITAIRYLRENNIPFLGICLGMQCAVIEFARHVLGLQQANSTEMQAQTPEPVISLMEEQERIENLGGSMRLGAYPCQLQEGSKMAQIYGQKEISERHRHRYEFNNNYLQAFEEAGLIASGRNPETGLVEAVELKNHPWFLAVQFHPEYKSRVENPHPIFIDFIRAALAYKESEA
- a CDS encoding DUF1573 domain-containing protein, yielding MKRFAAQFLSFAFIGLMAFTFMQCGGGVSAAEVEATKTDVAVQNNNTVGPTGTQPAQSIQAQQSGNPQEAVDPALATSMKFAEDAFDFGTIKQGEKVTHTFKFTNDGDKPLTITNAKGSCGCTVPQYPKEPIAPGESGEIEVEFNSAGKKGAQTKFVTLTANTNPAQTRLTIKADVVTTETK